The sequence gaCATGGAAATGAAGCTCATACTGAAAGAAAAATAATCATTGTAATTGAAACTGTGAGGCAACCTCAACTTGATAGTACAACTTGCCATCATCGGCAACTCTGGAAGAGGTGGAAAGGATGTTGGATTCGCGTCTAACACCAAGCCTCGTAGACATGAATTCAGTGAGATATTGCCTGAGAACCTTTTTGCCGGCTTCTTGGGGTGAACCCAAGTCCTGAACAGTCTTGTATCTGGAAGATGATGGAGAGGAGATCTCAACAGATATGTTTTCATCGAGAACATAAGGGTCTCTGAAGAAGATGTCAGCACCGGCACCACGCACTTGGATCCAGTTGCTGGGGTACCTGAATGAATAGCCATCAAATGAGTCTACGTATTCGCGCAGCACAGGGGAGTGCTGAGCCAATGCAGCAGAGCCAGAGAGAATGTAAGTtggtaggagcaaggacaaggacAAGGACAATGCTTTCCTCCGTGGAACTGCAAAACCTTTAGCCTGAGAGTGGCCTGAAATGCAGCGAGGGGAACAGGTGGAGAGAGAGATGGGAATATCGTAGAAGCGCTGAATTGGAAAGGCAATAGCCATTGCCGCCCCCCTTCCCTCTCCAAATCATGAAATGAATGGATATGGTATTAGTATCACACTCTCACCACCACATCACCACacctctgtctctctctctctggcccaCGTCATCTCTGTTGCTTAGCCCACACACAATTATAATAACCagtattttatatttcaataaatattttatatagaaTAATTGATTTGATATCCANNNNNNNNNNNNNNNNNNNNNNNNNNNNNNNNNNNNNNNNNNNNNNNNNNNNNNNNNNNNNNNNNNNNNNNNNNNNNNNNNNNNNNNNNNNNNNNNNNNNNNNNNNNNNNNNNNNNNNNNNNNNNNNNNNNNNNNNNNNNNNNNNNNNNNNNNNNNNNNNNNNNNNNNNNNNNNNNNNNNNNNNNNNNNNNNNNNNNNNNNNNNNNNNNNNNNNNNNNNNNNNNNNNNNNNNNNNNNNNNNNNNNNNNNNNNNNNNNNNNNNNNN is a genomic window of Arachis ipaensis cultivar K30076 chromosome B06, Araip1.1, whole genome shotgun sequence containing:
- the LOC107645961 gene encoding psbP domain-containing protein 1, chloroplastic translates to MAIAFPIQRFYDIPISLSTCSPRCISGHSQAKGFAVPRRKALSLSLSLLLPTYILSGSAALAQHSPVLREYVDSFDGYSFRYPSNWIQVRGAGADIFFRDPYVLDENISVEISSPSSSRYKTVQDLGSPQEAGKKVLRQYLTEFMSTRLGVRRESNILSTSSRVADDGKLYYQVEVNIKSYANNNELAVMPQERVVRMEWDRRYLSVLGVENNQLYELRLQVPENVFTEEQNDLRQVMDSFRVNKIAA